The following are from one region of the bacterium BMS3Abin08 genome:
- a CDS encoding helix-turn-helix domain protein, whose amino-acid sequence MFAVMLTRLFSSSVRADILALLLNTPEERFYVREIANILGKNPSGVKRELDNLEKIGILVSERVANLRYFRANKNSPLFNELKNLITKSLGLPGALKAVLRASGVRVAFIYGPYVEGLRNDIINLFVIDGLSSLKDSIRELQDEFKVTINVRQLSEADYRKLKKDMPDDMRAILEGEKVILVGRL is encoded by the coding sequence ATGTTTGCAGTTATGTTGACCAGGCTTTTTTCATCATCTGTCAGGGCTGATATACTGGCACTCTTGCTGAACACTCCTGAAGAGCGTTTTTATGTTAGAGAGATTGCCAATATCCTTGGCAAAAATCCCTCCGGAGTGAAGAGGGAGTTGGATAATCTTGAAAAGATAGGGATTCTCGTCAGCGAACGGGTTGCAAACCTCAGGTATTTCAGAGCCAACAAGAATTCACCCCTTTTTAATGAACTTAAGAACCTCATTACAAAGTCTCTTGGACTGCCCGGAGCCTTAAAGGCGGTTCTCAGGGCATCCGGTGTTAGGGTCGCTTTCATTTATGGCCCCTATGTGGAAGGCTTAAGAAATGATATTATAAACCTATTTGTTATTGATGGTCTTTCCTCCCTTAAGGATTCAATCCGTGAACTTCAGGATGAATTTAAGGTCACAATTAATGTGAGACAGCTCTCTGAGGCGGATTACCGTAAATTGAAAAAGGATATGCCTGATGATATGAGGGCAATCTTAGAGGGTGAGAAAGTGATCCTGGTAGGAAGGCTTTAA